In one Chloroflexota bacterium genomic region, the following are encoded:
- a CDS encoding cysteine desulfurase, with amino-acid sequence MGRAAIYLDHAATTPVHPDVLAAMLPYFSHEFGNPGGLYGLGQRAREAVEDARRRVARVLGCAPSEIVFTSGGTESDNLAIRGVVLAARARLNGQAPHIITSAIEHHAVDGTCHQLREHYGVELTEIAVDRTGRVDPGDVMHAVRPNTVLISIMYANNEVGTIEPIADIGQMARERGIPFHTDAVQAAAYLPLDVWTLNVDLLSLGAHKFFGPKGVGALYVRRGTPLLPSQTGGGHEGDRRAGTENVPYIAGLAAALERAQSHRAEHAAALDPLRRRLIDAIPATIADAHLTGHPVERLPHNASFVIERVDAGSVLAALDLAGVAASSGSACTSALQEPSHVLTAMGVPRALAAGALRLTLGPENTLAEIDTVLETLPDIVRRLRALRGGA; translated from the coding sequence ATTTGGCAATCCGGGCGGTCTGTACGGCCTCGGCCAGCGCGCACGCGAGGCGGTCGAGGACGCCCGGCGGCGGGTGGCGCGCGTCCTGGGCTGCGCACCGTCGGAGATTGTCTTCACTAGCGGCGGCACCGAAAGCGATAACCTGGCAATTCGCGGCGTGGTGCTGGCAGCCCGGGCGCGTCTGAACGGCCAGGCACCCCATATTATCACGAGCGCCATCGAGCACCACGCCGTAGATGGCACCTGCCACCAGCTGCGGGAGCACTACGGCGTCGAGTTGACCGAAATCGCGGTTGACCGCACCGGCCGGGTGGACCCGGGCGACGTGATGCACGCTGTCCGCCCGAATACGGTGCTGATCTCGATCATGTACGCCAATAACGAGGTCGGCACCATCGAGCCGATCGCCGATATCGGGCAGATGGCCCGTGAGCGCGGTATCCCGTTCCACACCGATGCGGTGCAGGCGGCAGCCTATCTGCCGCTGGACGTGTGGACATTGAACGTCGATCTGCTCTCGCTAGGCGCGCACAAGTTCTTCGGCCCCAAGGGGGTCGGCGCGCTGTACGTGCGCCGGGGCACGCCGTTGCTGCCGTCCCAGACCGGCGGCGGGCACGAGGGCGACCGGCGTGCAGGCACCGAGAATGTGCCGTATATCGCCGGGCTGGCCGCCGCGCTGGAGCGCGCGCAGTCCCATCGCGCCGAGCATGCGGCCGCGCTCGATCCGCTGCGCCGGCGGCTGATCGATGCGATCCCCGCGACGATTGCCGACGCGCACCTGACCGGGCATCCGGTGGAGCGCCTGCCGCATAACGCATCGTTCGTGATCGAGCGGGTGGACGCCGGATCGGTGCTGGCTGCGCTCGACTTGGCCGGCGTCGCCGCGTCGTCAGGCTCGGCCTGCACGTCTGCGCTGCAGGAGCCGAGCCACGTCCTAACCGCGATGGGGGTGCCGCGCGCGCTGGCGGCCGGCGCGCTGCGCCTGACGCTGGGCCCGGAGAACACGCTGGCCGAGATCGATACGGTGCTGGAAACGCTGCCGGACATTGTGCGGCGGCTGCGCGCGCTGCGCGGAGGCGCGTAG